A single genomic interval of Patescibacteria group bacterium harbors:
- a CDS encoding MFS transporter has product MEQDKKIKKIFALIFPHTRLNNSLRILVTTNAIFVFIIGLFAPFYAVFIQHIGGNIAFAGLSWAIFSIVSGVLIFLFSKWELKVKEPELLIALGYILRSGVFLSYAFMTSITQLIVTQVFWGVATALGTPAFDSVYANHTTKENSIVEWGQWEGISAIVTGTAALVGGFFIQTFGYQVIFIIMAIISASLGIYIWKLPREVL; this is encoded by the coding sequence ATGGAACAAGATAAAAAAATAAAAAAAATATTTGCATTAATTTTTCCTCACACAAGGCTGAATAATAGCCTGCGAATTTTGGTAACAACTAACGCCATTTTCGTTTTTATTATAGGCCTGTTTGCGCCATTTTATGCAGTGTTTATCCAGCATATCGGCGGGAACATTGCTTTTGCCGGATTATCGTGGGCTATATTTTCAATTGTTAGCGGCGTGCTGATATTTCTTTTTTCGAAGTGGGAATTAAAGGTAAAAGAGCCAGAGCTTTTGATTGCATTGGGATATATTTTGCGCAGCGGCGTATTCTTGAGCTATGCTTTTATGACAAGCATTACCCAGCTAATTGTCACCCAAGTTTTTTGGGGAGTGGCAACGGCTTTGGGAACACCGGCATTTGATTCTGTCTATGCTAACCACACAACTAAAGAAAATTCCATTGTTGAATGGGGACAATGGGAGGGTATTTCAGCTATTGTCACGGGCACAGCGGCGCTTGTCGGCGGATTCTTTATTCAAACATTCGGCTACCAGGTAATTTTTATTATTATGGCGATAATATCTGCTAGTTTGGGAATTTATATTTGGAAGTTGCCGCGTGAAGTTTTATAA
- a CDS encoding recombinase family protein, translated as MQQQATNTAVLSASPGRNSGSNSVSLDVPVKYCLYARKSSESEERQVLSIDSQIKEMLLLAEKENLEVVTMKRESHSAKETGQRPVFNEIIDEIKQKKFNGILTWAPDRISRNAGDLGRIVDLMDSGLLQDIRTYGQRFGNNPNEKFLLMILGSQAKLENDNRGVNVKRGLRTRAEMGLWAGLAPLGYLNQNRMDKKCQIILDPQRAPVIKKMFEKVAFDNYSGRKIYNWLRHELNFYTRGNKPLTLSGVYRILNNPFYYGVFERPLNSGNWYTGKHEPIITQELFEKAKAQLERDNITRKNHEFSFTKLFTCGYCGSGISAEEKYKQLKDGTHNRYVYYSCSRARDRNCKNKYIREEELIEELLKILDKVDINELGMRKRLEDEIARFNIFQRSVLGSTDKVKTRDDMDIRNYAKYILKEGSVSEKRELLGNLRSKIVYKDKTLTLLKYERT; from the coding sequence ATGCAACAACAGGCAACAAACACGGCGGTATTATCCGCGAGCCCGGGGCGAAATTCGGGGTCAAATTCAGTTTCTTTGGACGTTCCGGTGAAGTACTGCTTATATGCTAGGAAATCGAGCGAATCCGAGGAACGGCAAGTCCTTTCAATCGACAGTCAAATTAAAGAGATGCTTTTGCTGGCCGAAAAGGAAAATCTGGAAGTAGTGACCATGAAGCGAGAATCCCATTCTGCCAAAGAAACCGGCCAACGGCCGGTTTTTAATGAGATTATCGATGAAATCAAGCAGAAAAAATTTAATGGTATTCTGACATGGGCACCGGATCGCATTTCCAGGAATGCCGGGGACTTAGGCAGAATCGTCGATTTAATGGATTCGGGGTTACTGCAAGACATCCGAACTTACGGCCAAAGGTTCGGCAACAACCCCAATGAAAAATTTTTACTAATGATTTTAGGATCGCAGGCAAAATTAGAAAACGATAACCGAGGAGTAAATGTTAAACGCGGTCTGCGGACTAGAGCCGAGATGGGGCTCTGGGCAGGGCTGGCGCCGTTGGGTTATCTGAATCAAAATCGGATGGATAAAAAATGCCAAATTATATTAGACCCGCAAAGGGCGCCGGTTATCAAAAAAATGTTTGAGAAAGTCGCTTTTGATAATTATTCAGGCCGAAAGATATATAACTGGCTCAGGCATGAACTGAATTTTTATACTCGGGGCAACAAACCGCTGACATTAAGCGGAGTCTATCGCATCCTGAATAATCCTTTCTATTATGGAGTATTCGAACGTCCGCTGAACAGCGGCAATTGGTATACCGGCAAACACGAGCCGATTATCACCCAGGAGTTATTCGAAAAGGCTAAGGCGCAATTAGAGAGGGATAATATCACGAGAAAAAATCATGAATTTTCCTTCACCAAATTATTCACTTGCGGCTATTGCGGATCGGGCATCTCGGCCGAAGAAAAATACAAACAGCTTAAAGACGGCACGCACAACAGATATGTCTATTATTCTTGTTCTAGGGCGAGAGACCGGAATTGCAAAAATAAATATATCCGGGAAGAAGAATTAATAGAAGAACTGTTAAAAATATTAGACAAGGTAGATATCAACGAACTTGGCATGAGAAAACGGCTAGAAGACGAAATTGCCCGGTTCAATATCTTCCAAAGATCGGTGCTGGGCAGTACAGATAAAGTAAAAACCAGGGATGATATGGATATTCGTAATTACGCTAAATATATTCTTAAAGAGGGGTCGGTATCGGAAAAACGCGAACTGCTTGGAAATCTAAGATCAAAAATAGTCTACAAAGACAAAACTTTAACTCTTTTAAAATATGAAAGAACTTAA
- a CDS encoding plasma-membrane proton-efflux P-type ATPase — translation MTDQDYPGLSTIEAEKRLEKFGLNDVEERKSGLVKKFLAPLYSPISLMLLGAAFLSYINGKIFDFYFIIALYFVNYSIQKWQEFKADKAIKELQDKLSFDVWTWRDGKWDYVNAKRLVPGDRIRLGLGSIIPADGTVLSAKNLSVNEAVLTGESLPKDKKTGDKIFSGSFIAAGNFEAEITATGKDTNFGKTIFSIEQSTEKSILEKDILNITRFLTIVSIVSVIILSVVFFLRGFSIADLLTLDLSLIIAGIPIALPAVMAIILSIGAGGLAKKQVVVRRLSALQDLANVNLLLTDKTGTLTKNEISVVSVVCYQPNLSTDDVIELASYAASNDIPDAIDSAVVKKFKETGRQPAKIEIIHYTPYDSDRKRSTAFIKKGEEKILISLGAPQVIMAFDEFGSKETAEKFEKDIQDAANEGYRVLAVAVKNGGGDEEKHMRIAGLLLLADPLDETSKEAMRFMRDNGIGVKMLTGDNKVIAERIANELEFSGTILAAAEARKLYENKKTFQKKLNDISVFAEILPKDKYEIAKAFEKKYVVAVTGDGINDLPALKVADVGIAVSGAVSALKSLADIVLLGQGLSVIKDAILESRKIFVRLYNYTVYRISESFRLIITILILGLWIGAYPLQPLQLILLAFLNDIPIISLAFDRVKISAKPSEINNKERLVSSLLFGLVGVLNSMLMFFLMANIFHLSLPVIQTMFFLKLTVSGHALIFVAHTKERWFKFLPAKQVIIATLATQAIATTLAITGFMMPAGINPLYAFFVWCWALFWMQIGELTKDLQTKYVKIIKNGTR, via the coding sequence ATGACTGATCAAGATTATCCCGGACTATCAACCATTGAGGCGGAAAAAAGATTGGAAAAATTCGGGCTGAACGATGTTGAAGAAAGGAAGAGCGGCTTGGTGAAAAAGTTTTTAGCGCCTCTATACTCTCCCATCTCGCTCATGCTTTTGGGAGCGGCTTTTTTGTCGTATATAAACGGCAAGATTTTCGATTTTTATTTCATTATCGCCCTGTATTTCGTTAATTACTCAATCCAAAAATGGCAGGAATTCAAAGCGGACAAAGCCATCAAGGAGTTGCAGGACAAACTGTCGTTCGATGTCTGGACTTGGCGCGACGGAAAATGGGATTATGTCAATGCCAAACGGTTAGTTCCCGGCGATCGCATCCGCCTGGGTTTAGGCAGTATTATTCCGGCCGATGGAACAGTCCTGTCAGCCAAGAATCTTTCCGTGAATGAAGCGGTCCTGACCGGAGAATCGCTGCCAAAAGATAAAAAAACAGGTGATAAGATATTTTCCGGTTCGTTCATCGCCGCCGGTAATTTTGAAGCCGAGATCACGGCTACGGGAAAAGATACGAATTTCGGCAAGACAATATTTTCTATCGAACAATCGACGGAAAAAAGCATTTTGGAAAAAGACATTTTAAACATTACCCGATTCTTAACAATTGTCAGCATTGTGTCAGTAATAATTCTTTCCGTTGTTTTTTTTCTCCGTGGTTTTTCCATCGCCGATCTTCTGACGCTTGACCTGAGCTTGATAATCGCGGGCATCCCGATCGCCTTGCCAGCAGTGATGGCAATAATCTTGAGTATCGGGGCCGGCGGCTTGGCCAAAAAGCAAGTGGTGGTTAGGCGGCTCTCGGCCTTGCAGGATTTGGCCAATGTCAATTTGCTTTTGACTGATAAGACAGGGACGCTGACCAAGAATGAAATCAGCGTCGTCAGCGTCGTTTGCTATCAGCCGAATTTGAGCACCGATGATGTTATTGAATTGGCGAGCTATGCCGCTTCCAACGATATTCCCGATGCGATTGACTCGGCAGTTGTCAAAAAATTCAAGGAGACCGGCCGGCAGCCAGCCAAGATTGAAATTATCCATTACACTCCTTACGACTCAGACCGGAAGAGATCGACAGCCTTCATTAAGAAGGGCGAAGAAAAAATACTGATCAGCCTGGGCGCGCCGCAAGTGATAATGGCTTTTGATGAATTCGGCTCGAAAGAAACGGCGGAAAAGTTCGAAAAAGATATTCAGGATGCGGCCAATGAGGGCTATCGGGTTTTGGCAGTGGCGGTCAAGAATGGCGGCGGCGATGAAGAAAAGCATATGCGGATCGCCGGCTTGCTTTTGCTGGCCGATCCCTTGGACGAAACTTCGAAAGAAGCGATGAGGTTTATGCGGGATAACGGCATCGGCGTCAAAATGCTTACTGGCGATAATAAGGTCATTGCCGAACGGATCGCCAATGAGCTGGAATTTTCCGGAACGATTTTGGCCGCGGCGGAAGCGAGAAAATTATATGAAAACAAAAAAACTTTTCAAAAGAAGCTGAATGACATTTCGGTTTTCGCAGAAATCCTGCCCAAAGATAAATATGAGATCGCCAAAGCCTTCGAGAAGAAATACGTTGTCGCCGTTACCGGCGATGGCATCAATGATCTACCCGCTCTTAAAGTTGCCGATGTCGGCATTGCCGTTTCCGGCGCCGTCAGCGCCCTGAAAAGTCTGGCAGACATAGTTTTGCTCGGCCAAGGACTCTCGGTTATCAAAGACGCTATTTTGGAATCGCGGAAGATTTTTGTCCGTCTTTATAATTATACGGTTTATCGCATCTCCGAAAGTTTCCGGCTCATCATCACTATTTTGATCCTCGGTTTATGGATCGGCGCTTATCCGCTTCAGCCCTTGCAGCTTATCCTTTTGGCTTTTCTTAATGATATTCCGATAATCTCCTTGGCTTTTGACCGGGTAAAAATTTCCGCCAAGCCATCAGAAATAAATAACAAAGAAAGATTGGTTTCTAGTTTGTTGTTCGGTTTGGTAGGAGTATTGAACAGTATGCTGATGTTTTTTCTGATGGCTAATATTTTTCATCTATCTTTGCCGGTTATCCAAACGATGTTTTTCCTTAAGCTGACCGTGTCCGGCCATGCCTTGATTTTTGTGGCTCATACCAAGGAGCGCTGGTTTAAATTCTTGCCTGCCAAGCAGGTGATCATCGCCACCTTGGCCACGCAAGCGATTGCGACTACCTTGGCCATTACCGGTTTTATGATGCCGGCGGGAATCAATCCTTTGTATGCCTTTTTCGTCTGGTGCTGGGCTTTATTCTGGATGCAGATCGGTGAATTAACCAAAGATTTACAGACAAAGTATGTGAAAATAATAAAAAATGGAACAAGATAA
- a CDS encoding glycosyltransferase → MFKHLKTKKWVVYVSTFPPRECGIATFTEDLMDYFDEMYKPHEEAKVIAMNLDRTSRYAYDQSRVIYQIPQPSESRYEDAAKYLNSLDQVALVHVQHEFGIFGGLYGGHLILFLRELKKPAIVTFHTVLPSPNPELKDMVGAINNHVQKIVVITETSKRILIAEYGIDPEKIVIIAHGIHPVNFSNGQKNRADLGLEKSVVISTFGLIGRGKGIEYGIEAMAEVVKKNPNAIYLIIGATHPVVLKNEGEAYRNSLEQKVHDLGLEDHVFFYDKYLELHELLYFLDATNIYLALSQDPNQAVSGTLSYALGCGRPVVSTSFAQAKEDVTEDIGILVGFKDVTGIAEALSHLINNSELRGQMGKNAYFKTRVRTWRNSVLRHMNEYIRLVPSLGEEEKNLPRIRLTHLNAMTDSFGIIQFANLITPDPSSGYTLDDNARALAAAVKYYEISGKKKVFPLIHTYLNFIEYVQKDGGGFHNYVDAKRKIIGNEQLDENLESASTRAMHALAATAASPSLPQQFREKAIAMFKKNLPMLLAVTSPRSIAYAIKALRFWNSAYPSPDTVQAAAKLADKLVEYYEKTSAPDWHWFEDILAYANGIMPDSLIDAYLLTKNEKYLSIARESLDFLIGNSFKENICVPIGQNGWLKRGEKKYNYDQQPEEAASLVIALKSMHEATRDEKYARRMRQAFDWFLGNNLLRRVVYDQNSGGCFDGLGENEVNLNQGAESTIMYLLARLEFEQSLVGRQNEDIKDAV, encoded by the coding sequence ATGTTCAAACATTTAAAAACGAAAAAATGGGTTGTTTATGTGTCAACTTTTCCGCCCCGCGAGTGCGGAATTGCCACCTTTACCGAGGATTTAATGGATTACTTCGACGAAATGTATAAGCCTCATGAAGAGGCGAAAGTTATTGCCATGAATCTTGATCGGACTTCCCGATATGCTTATGATCAATCGAGGGTTATTTATCAGATTCCCCAGCCGAGCGAATCCCGTTATGAGGACGCCGCAAAATACCTGAATTCTCTTGACCAAGTAGCCCTTGTCCACGTTCAGCATGAATTTGGAATTTTTGGCGGATTATATGGCGGTCATCTGATTCTTTTTCTGCGTGAGCTCAAAAAACCAGCGATAGTTACTTTTCATACGGTATTACCTTCGCCTAATCCCGAGCTGAAAGATATGGTGGGCGCGATCAATAATCACGTACAGAAGATCGTGGTCATAACGGAAACCTCAAAGCGGATACTGATTGCCGAATACGGAATCGACCCGGAAAAAATCGTCATTATTGCCCACGGCATCCATCCGGTTAATTTTTCTAACGGCCAAAAAAATCGCGCGGATTTAGGGCTCGAAAAATCCGTGGTTATTTCAACCTTCGGCTTGATTGGAAGAGGCAAGGGGATAGAGTACGGCATTGAGGCCATGGCGGAAGTCGTCAAAAAAAATCCCAACGCCATTTATCTTATCATCGGCGCTACGCATCCGGTTGTTTTAAAAAACGAAGGCGAAGCTTATCGGAATTCGTTAGAGCAAAAGGTCCATGATCTTGGCCTCGAGGATCATGTTTTCTTTTATGATAAATATCTTGAACTCCACGAGTTGCTTTATTTTCTGGATGCCACGAATATTTATTTGGCGCTTTCCCAAGATCCGAATCAAGCTGTTTCCGGAACTTTATCTTATGCGCTGGGCTGCGGCCGTCCGGTTGTTTCTACGTCGTTCGCCCAGGCCAAGGAAGATGTCACCGAAGATATCGGCATCTTAGTCGGTTTTAAGGATGTAACCGGCATAGCTGAAGCTCTTTCTCATTTGATAAATAATTCAGAGCTTCGCGGCCAGATGGGCAAGAATGCTTATTTTAAGACGCGAGTCAGAACGTGGAGAAATTCCGTGCTCCGCCATATGAATGAATATATCCGCCTGGTGCCCTCTTTGGGAGAAGAAGAAAAAAATCTGCCCAGGATACGGCTTACCCATCTTAACGCCATGACTGACAGCTTTGGCATCATCCAATTCGCCAATCTGATAACGCCGGATCCGTCCTCCGGATATACTCTTGATGATAACGCACGGGCATTGGCGGCGGCGGTAAAATATTATGAAATTTCCGGCAAGAAAAAAGTTTTTCCGCTCATTCATACTTATCTGAATTTTATCGAGTATGTTCAAAAGGACGGCGGAGGTTTTCATAATTACGTGGATGCTAAAAGAAAAATTATCGGTAATGAGCAGCTTGATGAAAATCTCGAAAGCGCCAGCACCAGGGCGATGCATGCTTTGGCGGCAACCGCCGCTTCTCCTTCTTTGCCGCAACAGTTCCGCGAAAAGGCGATTGCAATGTTTAAAAAGAACCTGCCTATGCTATTAGCCGTAACTTCTCCCCGCTCAATCGCCTATGCTATCAAGGCGCTCCGTTTTTGGAATTCCGCTTATCCTTCTCCCGATACGGTCCAGGCCGCGGCCAAGCTTGCCGACAAGCTGGTTGAATATTACGAAAAGACCAGCGCTCCCGATTGGCATTGGTTTGAAGATATCCTGGCTTATGCCAACGGCATCATGCCCGATTCCCTGATCGACGCGTATTTGCTTACTAAGAACGAAAAATATTTGAGCATCGCCCGCGAATCGCTCGATTTTCTCATCGGCAACAGCTTTAAGGAAAATATTTGCGTCCCGATCGGCCAGAACGGCTGGCTGAAGCGCGGCGAAAAGAAATATAACTACGATCAGCAGCCGGAAGAGGCGGCCAGTCTGGTTATAGCTTTAAAGTCAATGCACGAGGCCACTCGCGATGAAAAATACGCGCGCCGGATGCGCCAGGCTTTTGATTGGTTTTTAGGGAACAATCTTCTTCGCCGCGTCGTTTATGATCAGAATTCCGGCGGCTGCTTTGACGGCCTCGGCGAAAACGAGGTTAATCTTAATCAGGGCGCGGAATCCACTATCATGTATCTTCTGGCGCGCCTTGAATTCGAGCAGTCTTTAGTAGGGCGGCAAAACGAGGACATTAAGGACGCGGTTTAG